Proteins co-encoded in one Elusimicrobiota bacterium genomic window:
- a CDS encoding tetratricopeptide repeat protein, producing the protein MSKNDDVSAAALRLERAKELSDEGCFEEALALLDRPLPAAFRPEGDMLKAECLRNRGFLAAAASLYRGLVDRLTAPDRASWLDCCLGLVACLRSLGEVAEARRYWAVGSKVAAGKEMKERFALEGALIERAAGDFGPCLRKLRRHLARFQRERDWAGAGYVLWAIGGALRFAGDLAGSRRAFQQGLALSRRAGDASGQAYAWFGLGGVTRIQGRFAEAEGFYSRALRAMAGTEDVFGQAYAHCGLANVLRQRGRLAEAQRHYVKAHALYTGIGDPVDLAYVDWGLGQIHLRRGELGPAEKTFRAALAGFAKGGETRGIVLSETSLATLLHAKGRTNEAERVFDQAVRRARRAGIHTHLELFT; encoded by the coding sequence ATGTCCAAGAACGATGACGTCTCCGCCGCGGCCCTGCGCTTGGAGCGGGCCAAGGAGCTGTCGGACGAAGGCTGTTTCGAGGAGGCTTTGGCCCTCCTGGACAGGCCTTTGCCGGCGGCGTTCCGGCCGGAAGGGGATATGCTCAAGGCGGAGTGCCTGCGCAACCGGGGGTTCCTGGCAGCCGCCGCGTCTTTGTACCGGGGGCTCGTGGATCGGCTGACGGCTCCGGACCGGGCTTCCTGGCTGGACTGCTGTCTAGGGTTGGTGGCTTGCCTGCGCAGTCTAGGCGAGGTGGCGGAGGCCCGGAGGTATTGGGCGGTGGGCAGCAAGGTCGCTGCCGGCAAAGAGATGAAAGAGCGCTTCGCTCTGGAAGGGGCACTCATCGAGCGGGCTGCGGGCGATTTCGGGCCCTGCTTGAGGAAGCTGCGGCGGCACCTGGCGCGCTTCCAGCGGGAGCGCGATTGGGCGGGGGCGGGCTATGTCCTCTGGGCGATAGGCGGGGCCCTGCGCTTCGCCGGTGACCTGGCGGGGTCTCGGCGGGCTTTCCAGCAGGGCCTGGCGTTGAGCCGCCGCGCCGGCGACGCCTCGGGCCAAGCCTATGCCTGGTTCGGCTTGGGCGGGGTGACGCGCATCCAGGGGCGCTTCGCCGAGGCCGAGGGGTTCTATTCGCGGGCCCTGCGGGCGATGGCCGGGACCGAGGACGTTTTCGGCCAGGCGTACGCGCATTGCGGACTGGCGAATGTGCTCCGTCAGCGGGGGCGGCTCGCCGAAGCGCAGAGACATTACGTCAAGGCGCACGCGCTCTACACGGGCATAGGCGACCCGGTGGACCTGGCCTATGTGGACTGGGGGCTGGGGCAGATCCACTTGCGGCGGGGGGAGTTGGGGCCGGCTGAGAAGACGTTCCGTGCCGCCCTGGCGGGCTTCGCGAAGGGGGGGGAGACCCGGGGGATCGTGCTCTCGGAGACGTCCTTGGCTACCTTGCTGCACGCCAAGGGCCGCACCAATGAGGCCGAGCGGGTCTTCGATCAGGCTGTGCGGCGGGCGCGGCGGGCCGGGATCCACACGCACCTGGAACTGTTCACCTGA
- a CDS encoding tetratricopeptide repeat protein encodes MSRRAFAALLAACLLLSFALHLGTLHSCRMDMDSLNAMTVFYLGPVRLLAMLRWLAAGVGIFSSYEPVTNLSYWLIYGPLRAGGPEGFRWLEIVLHAADAALVAWIAVRWVRRPPWAALAGLVYLLHPMHAGWSCLGVPHYLATFFILSGLQLHLATRQRGAGWAATAGLCVLYALAAFSKESGLLFPLFLLCCDAMSGAAPGAWRPRLRAYAGLLAVGAFCLWARADLWRAWAVPETVWSAARLADAGRRLGEALKASCYAPVFPLAVILPLCLRRRPAASYWGLCAFCAAWYVLGILPVLGILPFRLPAHVQSVGSRYLFLAMPGAAWLTAIVLDSMAGGAAGFGAAALALLVLAPVLPGAARALRPPADELAAIDRGLRYCGGEVLLDWPCVESLLSLNLARSRAPQALPGLRETLARSLPEPRADDYFAFFTDDHQDWKASKWRCLAQAMSERREIGGCIAAVAEFEAGEAGLRAGRLAAAAASYEAALRSWPSFTEARLQQARCLCAQGDLDGALRSYEVALRGPMAYYQLEAWARARCPAPRDASCRFLDLAEADRDSDAFLASRRTWLGASPPERQGPSLETLERWAKRKPGDLDLVLELASAASARHERARLREALARAEGLQPGAEELLRMARLYQDGRQYVDALRIMNRLVRDHPADPRYWNDRGVARQMMGNAAGAAQDLERAIALDPDCLAAYLTLGGLRARSGRRAEAARLYAAALERPAPQEPAARIRRMIREELEKINHVQER; translated from the coding sequence AGCTGCCGCATGGATATGGACAGCCTCAACGCCATGACGGTGTTTTACCTCGGGCCGGTCAGGCTGCTGGCCATGCTGCGCTGGCTGGCCGCCGGGGTCGGAATCTTCTCCAGCTACGAGCCCGTGACCAATCTCTCCTATTGGCTGATCTACGGCCCGCTGCGGGCCGGCGGGCCTGAGGGCTTCCGCTGGCTCGAGATCGTCTTGCACGCGGCGGATGCCGCTTTGGTGGCTTGGATCGCGGTCCGTTGGGTCCGAAGGCCGCCTTGGGCGGCTCTGGCCGGTCTCGTCTATCTGCTCCATCCCATGCATGCGGGCTGGTCCTGCCTGGGAGTACCCCACTACCTGGCCACGTTCTTCATCCTCAGCGGTCTCCAGTTGCATCTGGCCACGCGCCAGAGAGGCGCGGGCTGGGCAGCGACGGCCGGCCTCTGCGTCCTCTACGCGCTGGCCGCGTTCTCCAAGGAGAGCGGGCTCCTGTTCCCCTTGTTCCTGCTCTGCTGCGACGCAATGTCCGGGGCCGCACCCGGCGCCTGGAGGCCGCGCCTGCGCGCCTATGCCGGACTTCTGGCGGTCGGGGCGTTCTGTCTATGGGCCCGGGCGGACCTTTGGAGGGCCTGGGCCGTCCCCGAGACTGTCTGGTCTGCGGCCCGGCTCGCGGACGCGGGACGGCGGCTGGGGGAGGCGCTCAAGGCCTCCTGCTATGCTCCGGTTTTTCCGCTGGCCGTCATCCTCCCGCTCTGCCTGAGGAGGCGTCCCGCGGCATCCTATTGGGGCCTTTGCGCGTTCTGCGCCGCTTGGTACGTCCTGGGGATCCTACCGGTGCTCGGAATCCTCCCCTTCCGGCTGCCCGCTCACGTGCAGAGCGTGGGGAGCCGCTACCTCTTCCTCGCCATGCCGGGGGCGGCATGGCTGACCGCGATAGTCCTGGATTCCATGGCGGGCGGGGCGGCGGGCTTCGGCGCGGCGGCCCTGGCCTTGCTCGTCCTGGCGCCGGTGCTCCCCGGCGCGGCCCGCGCGCTGCGGCCTCCGGCCGACGAGCTGGCCGCCATCGACCGGGGCTTGCGGTACTGCGGCGGTGAGGTCCTGCTGGACTGGCCCTGCGTGGAGTCCTTGCTGTCCTTGAATCTGGCGCGCTCCCGGGCGCCGCAGGCGCTGCCGGGGCTGCGCGAGACCTTGGCCCGGAGCCTGCCGGAACCGCGCGCCGACGACTATTTCGCCTTCTTCACGGACGACCATCAGGATTGGAAAGCGTCCAAATGGCGCTGCTTGGCGCAGGCTATGTCCGAGCGCCGGGAGATCGGCGGCTGCATCGCCGCCGTCGCGGAGTTCGAGGCCGGCGAGGCCGGACTGCGGGCCGGGCGGCTCGCCGCTGCCGCCGCCTCTTATGAGGCGGCGCTGCGGTCCTGGCCGTCGTTCACCGAAGCCCGCCTCCAGCAGGCGCGGTGCCTCTGCGCGCAGGGCGACCTCGACGGTGCCCTGCGCAGCTACGAGGTTGCGCTGCGCGGGCCAATGGCCTACTACCAGCTGGAGGCCTGGGCCCGCGCCCGCTGCCCGGCGCCCAGGGACGCCTCCTGCCGCTTCCTCGACTTGGCCGAGGCGGATCGGGACAGCGACGCCTTCCTGGCGTCCCGTCGGACCTGGCTGGGCGCCTCGCCGCCGGAGCGCCAGGGGCCGTCGCTGGAGACCTTGGAGCGCTGGGCGAAGCGCAAGCCCGGGGATCTGGATCTGGTGCTGGAATTGGCCTCGGCCGCGTCGGCGCGGCATGAGCGCGCCCGGCTCCGGGAAGCCCTGGCCCGGGCGGAAGGATTGCAACCCGGCGCCGAGGAACTCCTCCGGATGGCGCGTCTGTATCAGGACGGCCGGCAATACGTGGACGCCCTGCGCATCATGAACCGCCTGGTCCGCGACCACCCGGCGGATCCCCGGTATTGGAACGACCGCGGCGTGGCCAGGCAGATGATGGGCAACGCGGCCGGGGCGGCGCAGGACCTCGAGCGGGCGATCGCCCTGGACCCTGATTGCCTTGCCGCCTATCTGACCTTGGGCGGGCTCCGCGCGCGCTCTGGCCGCCGGGCCGAAGCGGCCCGGCTGTATGCGGCCGCCCTGGAGAGGCCGGCTCCTCAGGAGCCCGCAGCCCGCATCCGCCGCATGATCCGTGAAGAACTGGAGAAGATCAACCATGTCCAAGAACGATGA